The Leptolyngbya sp. FACHB-261 genome segment GAGTAGGTCAGCAGTTTTGATAGAAATCCTGGCAGCACGGTGGGCTTTCGACCCAATGCTTTCAAAGTTCCTTGAGCCACTTCTCCTGCGCTCAAGACCTTGCCCATCTTCATCCCCGCGCGATCGCCGAAACCACTGTTAGTGGGACCTGGTGCAGAGGCAATCACATCAACACCCTTGGATGCAAGTTCTACATGCAGGGCTTCCGCTAAGGTCTGCACATACGCTTTGCTCGCTGCATAGTTGGCAGCAAATGGCATCCCTTGAAACCCCACGAGCGAACTCATCAACACGATGCCGCCCCGCCGCTGCTGGGCAAACCGCTGCGAGAAGTGCCAAGTTAGCCCCAAGAGCGCTCGACAATTAACAGCCAGCATCTCCATCTCTTGTTCCAATCGGGAATTGAGAAACGCTCCTGATGTCCCAAACCCTGCCGCCGCTACCAGTAACCCCACATCCAAATCGTCGGTCTGCGCCACAAGGGTGCCCACGCTCATCTCCACTGCCAAACCCCTGACTACCAGGCGCACCTCAGTCCCATAGCGATCGCGTAAATCCTTCGCCATCTGCTCTAGAACAGCTTGGCTTCGCGCCACTAAGACGAGATTTAACCCTGCCTCAGCCAACCTCACAGCCATCTCACGCCCGATGCCAGATGATGCACCTGTGACGACAGCCCAAGACCCATATCGGGTTTTTAATCGATTTTGCAAATTCCCCATATAAATACTCTGGTCATTTTATTCAAAAAATTGAATACAACGACCAAGGTACACTTAGATCATGGACTCGTCAAGAATTATTCAGTCCTGAATCGCTGAACCCTTACTGTTATGGCTCTCAAGCACACAATCCTGGCTTTTTTATCGCATCAACCTCTGAGTGGCTATGAAGTAGCCAAAGAATTTACCGAAGGATTTGGAGGTTGTTTTTGGAAAGCGAGCCAACAGCAGGTGTACGCTGAACTCGCCAAGCTAGAGCAACAAGGTTGCGTCATCTACGAGGCAATTCCCCAAGCTGGACGTTTGGATAAGAAAATTTATTCCATCACTCCCGAAGGACACCAATCACTGATCGACTGGTTAACCCAACCCACAGAACCCACTGTCATCCGTGAGGATCTAGGTGTGATGGGATTAGCAGGACATCTCGTTCCAAATCAGGTGGTTTATCACGAAATCAAGCGCCGCCAAAAACTCCACAGGGAAATGGCACAACATTTAAAAAAAATGGATGAACATTTTGCCAAACATCTAGATTCGCTCGAACTCAAAGATCTCTATATGCACCTGATCATGCGTCGGGCGATTCGCTATCAAGAAGACTGGGTGGCATGGTGTGATGAATCACTTGCGGCAATCGATCGGGTTGTAAATCGTTAGAGGCTTAGAAAGCAGAACAAAAGGGCGATCGCTTCATCGGAGATCTCGAAAGGCGTTCCTAAAAGAGACTCTCAGGAAACCTGGCTCTGAGGACTGACAGATAAGTTTTCAACTACTGTCTCCGACCCAACTATGAAGTAGCCTAACGACCAAGTTGAGCGGCGACAGACAACACCGAAACAAAGCGAGAAGGTTCTAATTGCCGCTTCAACAACTCGTTAGCTGGCTGGCACTACCAACCGACAACTAACTCTTGAATTCTAGATTGGGCTTGACTAAGTCTCCGTTTCTGCGCGTCATCTCCCATATCTAAACCGTTTGCATGAATGAATTGGACATCAGTAACACCCACGACGACTTGGCAATCTTGGTGACTAACCAGTTCCGTTATGCGTTGCGGCGAATATTCGCCAATGACGTACTTAGCCATTGCATCACCAATGCCAGAGGTTGCATAGGTAATGCAGCCAAACCTGAATGGACAACGCAGAAAGTTTGAATGCATCTTCTTGACTAGCACTTCTCGTACTTAGTTCAATCGATATAACAACTTATTTTACAGAGTTTAGCTGTAGATCTCCGGGGTTCAGGTGGATCAACAAACGCTCTGCTGTAGATTTAACTCCATACTAGCGACTATACAGCAAGGCTGCTGTTAATCTCCCTCAATTCGAGTACATCTACAGCAAGATTTCGCAGATGCGCTCAGGTTATCTCAGTAGAACGCCCTTGTGTGAAAATGTGTTTTATATAAGGGTGCTATGAGTATGTTAATGAGTCGTATACTTAATCACTTCAGATCCATGCTTTTTGCTGACTATCTGCCCTGCCGATTTGAAACCTAACAGTCTTGAGCAGCAATTTCTATAACTTCGCACCGACAAACTAGCCCCTGGCAGAACGCTAGGGGCTGTTGAAAAAAGATGTTTATGCAAAGATAGAGGACGTAGTGATACTAGCAGCCAGACGCTCTAAGCGGACATCCGACTCAAACACCATCTCCTCGGGTCTATACAACATTGTTATCTTGTCTCCATCCACTTCCAGCGTGGTGGAAAACTTAATCGAACGTTGATCAGGAATGGTGAAAAGCCGATCTTTTCCTCTCGATAATTCTCGAATAAATACCTCAATTCCTTTATTGCGGTTAGATCGACGTTGATAAAACGATTGCAGCCGCCGCCAGAGTTTAGGAAAGATAGGTGGTATCTCTGAAAGATCAGGAGGGATATCTACTTGAAATCCATCGGTTGAGCGATCAGCAGACCAGATTTCTCGCTTGGCTGCTCGTGCCTCCTTAGTTGCAAACACCATTTCATCGCGCAACTCCTTATAAAGGGTTTCATAAAACATTGGGTAGACATGCCCCTCTAGAAGCAACCTGTAGTTGACGCTTTGACGCAGAAGGTCGGCTTGAAGTTCATCCCCTTTTCCATTGTTGTCCCAATCTGGTGGATCGCCAGTAAAGACAAAGCAAACAGGACGTCCATTACCGTCAGCATGGCTAGATAGGATATATCCGGGCAAGTTGGGGCGCTTGCCCC includes the following:
- a CDS encoding SDR family oxidoreductase — encoded protein: MGNLQNRLKTRYGSWAVVTGASSGIGREMAVRLAEAGLNLVLVARSQAVLEQMAKDLRDRYGTEVRLVVRGLAVEMSVGTLVAQTDDLDVGLLVAAAGFGTSGAFLNSRLEQEMEMLAVNCRALLGLTWHFSQRFAQQRRGGIVLMSSLVGFQGMPFAANYAASKAYVQTLAEALHVELASKGVDVIASAPGPTNSGFGDRAGMKMGKVLSAGEVAQGTLKALGRKPTVLPGFLSKLLTYS
- a CDS encoding PadR family transcriptional regulator, producing MALKHTILAFLSHQPLSGYEVAKEFTEGFGGCFWKASQQQVYAELAKLEQQGCVIYEAIPQAGRLDKKIYSITPEGHQSLIDWLTQPTEPTVIREDLGVMGLAGHLVPNQVVYHEIKRRQKLHREMAQHLKKMDEHFAKHLDSLELKDLYMHLIMRRAIRYQEDWVAWCDESLAAIDRVVNR
- a CDS encoding thermonuclease family protein; this encodes MPFVLIQGTFEPITGEPDGDSVRFQAEDDELFDKLEGRIEFKSGGQVQLRYEGIDALEKAAVQPFSSNATERNIELLGGKRPNLPGYILSSHADGNGRPVCFVFTGDPPDWDNNGKGDELQADLLRQSVNYRLLLEGHVYPMFYETLYKELRDEMVFATKEARAAKREIWSADRSTDGFQVDIPPDLSEIPPIFPKLWRRLQSFYQRRSNRNKGIEVFIRELSRGKDRLFTIPDQRSIKFSTTLEVDGDKITMLYRPEEMVFESDVRLERLAASITTSSIFA